From the Leptolyngbya sp. O-77 genome, one window contains:
- a CDS encoding HesB/IscA family protein: MTTQAPQSQQRGILMTDAALQHVLQLREKQGKDLCLRVGVRQGGCSGMSYMMDFEDPNNIQPTDEVFDYDGFKVVCDPKSMLYLYGLVLDYSDAMIGGGFQFTNPNANQTCGCGKSFS, encoded by the coding sequence ATGACCACTCAAGCACCACAATCCCAACAGCGCGGTATCTTGATGACCGACGCAGCGCTTCAGCATGTGCTGCAACTGCGCGAAAAGCAGGGCAAGGATCTTTGTCTGCGGGTGGGCGTGCGCCAGGGCGGCTGCTCTGGCATGTCCTACATGATGGATTTTGAAGATCCCAACAACATCCAGCCCACCGACGAAGTGTTTGACTATGACGGGTTTAAGGTCGTCTGCGACCCCAAGAGTATGCTGTATCTCTACGGACTGGTGCTGGACTATAGCGACGCGATGATTGGCGGCGGCTTCCAGTTCACCAATCCCAACGCCAACCAAACCTGCGGCTGTGGGAAGTCGTTCTCCTAA
- the psaD gene encoding photosystem I reaction center subunit II: MKCPTGGAAIMNQGENLLYLARKEQCLALGTQLRTKFKPRIEDYKIYRIYPNGEIQYLHPADGVFPEKVNQGRQQVGTVMRNIGSNPDPATVKFSGRNTFDA, translated from the coding sequence TTGAAATGCCCCACGGGCGGCGCGGCCATTATGAACCAGGGTGAAAACCTACTCTATCTGGCCCGCAAGGAGCAATGTCTTGCGCTGGGCACTCAACTTCGCACGAAATTCAAGCCTAGGATTGAGGACTACAAGATCTACCGCATCTATCCCAACGGTGAGATCCAGTATCTCCACCCAGCAGACGGTGTGTTCCCTGAAAAGGTGAACCAAGGCCGCCAGCAGGTGGGTACGGTGATGCGGAACATTGGCAGCAACCCCGACCCTGCCACGGTCAAGTTCAGTGGTCGCAACACGTTTGATGCTTAG
- a CDS encoding DUF3318 domain-containing protein has translation MTSYATASARADLSELRRLKSLLPPELRSWVTIEASPGVNPPLITSEEIGKDQVEVQVDLAKWDALALDQRNLLFWHEVARIQNDTIPKDGWEMAALAIGLGGAVGELWVQDGLLLMLALGLCGVSGWRLYARNNSEKTLREAIEADEKAIALATRFGYSLPNAYKSLGSALKILVEQSKNKKERRRYELRLDALKKSAAKAKARSKGEAY, from the coding sequence ATGACCTCTTACGCAACTGCTTCTGCCAGAGCCGATTTAAGCGAACTGCGCCGACTGAAATCGCTGCTGCCGCCTGAGTTGCGGAGCTGGGTAACGATCGAAGCGTCGCCTGGAGTCAATCCGCCGCTGATCACCAGTGAGGAGATTGGCAAAGATCAGGTCGAGGTTCAAGTCGATCTGGCCAAGTGGGATGCGCTGGCGCTGGATCAGCGAAACCTGCTGTTCTGGCATGAAGTGGCCCGCATCCAAAACGACACCATTCCTAAGGATGGCTGGGAAATGGCGGCTCTGGCCATCGGCTTGGGCGGCGCGGTTGGCGAACTGTGGGTGCAGGACGGACTGCTGCTGATGTTGGCGCTGGGGCTGTGCGGCGTGTCGGGTTGGCGGCTCTATGCCCGAAACAATAGTGAGAAGACGCTGCGAGAGGCAATTGAAGCGGATGAAAAGGCGATCGCCCTGGCGACGCGCTTTGGCTATTCTCTGCCCAATGCCTACAAGAGCCTGGGCAGTGCGCTCAAGATTTTGGTGGAGCAAAGCAAGAACAAAAAGGAGCGCCGCCGCTATGAACTGCGTCTGGACGCGCTGAAGAAGAGCGCTGCTAAGGCAAAAGCTCGCTCGAAGGGAGAAGCGTACTAA
- a CDS encoding sensor domain-containing diguanylate cyclase translates to MKPLKQLVSLEERAIALPSPTDLLLRRAVQAIASYFQVECLLWTALEGEPGESRVYGSPGAGAMLHDVEVQPTGVEPAVPNLADSDADSDIDQPAQDEGSIACYMPSDFPAWLIDQLDAPRLTQLETGDLIVPILAQVFDVDGFTPETYSGTRGNLQLLLQVRRSPQDSILCDPAHASDLSSPAVIAPPGDSADVNQLEGWTAYDVSLLKRLANELGLTYSSLLWREKFERSQRQIALMSRIAHLLNSGLETDDILQQIAAELGQGLMGDRCLVMRLQATGVAPVARWERSQVALPALEHLERSEVWQPVIDTFLDGGASYLTVRPDATSSALQHWLQHMGATSALLIPVLIQSDFFGAICLLDYFKVRWYALDEVQTVRQVADHTAIALASAQHHHDSHRQTTALRLQVMVPQTSLRDSLTQLLNAEAFDQELQQLSRPALWTVQPPFSLIICDIDYFKLINETYGYSVGDQILSQLAQRLRRQLRQGTLAYRYGGEEFAIILPRTSLTAALDVAERLLNAIHGHPFDTSAGPVSVTVSFGVAQQDPRGDRNARSVLQRAEKALQDAKRQGRDCAKGLEFGLGA, encoded by the coding sequence GTGAAACCCTTAAAACAACTGGTCAGCCTTGAGGAGCGGGCGATCGCTCTCCCAAGCCCCACCGACTTGCTGCTGCGAAGGGCCGTTCAGGCGATCGCCTCCTACTTCCAGGTTGAGTGTTTGCTGTGGACGGCTCTGGAGGGCGAACCGGGTGAGTCCCGCGTGTATGGTTCACCGGGTGCAGGGGCCATGCTCCATGATGTGGAGGTTCAGCCTACTGGGGTAGAGCCTGCTGTTCCTAACCTCGCCGATTCGGATGCCGATTCTGATATTGATCAGCCCGCGCAGGATGAGGGGTCGATCGCCTGCTACATGCCGAGCGACTTTCCGGCATGGCTGATTGACCAACTCGATGCGCCCCGGCTGACCCAGCTAGAGACAGGCGACCTGATCGTGCCAATTTTGGCGCAGGTGTTCGATGTGGATGGATTCACCCCAGAAACCTACAGCGGGACTCGCGGCAATCTGCAACTGCTGCTGCAAGTCCGGCGATCGCCCCAAGACTCGATTCTGTGTGACCCAGCCCACGCCTCGGATCTGAGCAGCCCTGCTGTGATCGCGCCGCCGGGAGACTCTGCCGATGTCAATCAACTGGAGGGCTGGACGGCTTATGATGTTAGCTTGCTCAAGCGGCTGGCTAATGAGCTTGGGTTGACATATAGTTCGCTGCTGTGGCGAGAAAAGTTTGAGCGATCGCAGCGACAGATCGCCCTGATGAGCCGGATTGCTCACCTGCTGAATTCTGGTTTGGAAACAGATGACATTTTGCAGCAAATTGCCGCTGAGTTAGGCCAGGGGCTGATGGGCGATCGCTGCTTGGTGATGCGGCTCCAAGCGACAGGCGTTGCGCCAGTGGCGCGCTGGGAGCGATCGCAGGTGGCGTTGCCTGCGCTAGAACATCTGGAGCGCAGCGAGGTCTGGCAGCCCGTCATCGACACCTTCTTAGACGGTGGTGCGTCTTATTTGACGGTTCGCCCCGATGCGACTTCTAGCGCTCTCCAACACTGGCTGCAACACATGGGCGCAACGTCTGCCCTGCTGATTCCAGTTTTGATTCAGTCCGATTTCTTTGGCGCGATTTGCCTGCTCGACTATTTCAAAGTGCGGTGGTATGCCCTGGATGAGGTGCAAACCGTGCGACAGGTGGCAGATCATACGGCGATCGCCCTCGCCAGCGCCCAACACCACCATGATTCCCATCGGCAAACCACGGCGCTGCGGCTGCAAGTCATGGTTCCCCAAACGTCCCTGCGCGACTCGCTGACGCAGTTGCTCAATGCCGAAGCCTTCGACCAGGAGCTTCAGCAGCTTAGTCGGCCGGCCCTGTGGACAGTGCAGCCGCCCTTCAGCCTGATTATTTGCGATATTGACTATTTCAAGCTGATTAACGAGACCTACGGCTACAGCGTCGGCGACCAAATCTTGAGCCAATTAGCCCAGCGCTTGCGTCGCCAGTTGCGCCAGGGTACGCTAGCCTACCGCTATGGTGGCGAAGAATTTGCCATTATCCTGCCGCGCACCTCGCTGACCGCTGCGCTAGACGTGGCCGAGCGTCTGCTGAATGCGATTCATGGCCACCCGTTTGACACATCGGCGGGGCCGGTTTCGGTCACCGTTAGTTTTGGGGTGGCGCAGCAAGACCCCAGGGGCGATCGCAACGCCCGCAGCGTGCTGCAACGCGCCGAGAAAGCCTTACAAGATGCAAAACGTCAGGGCCGCGACTGTGCCAAAGGGCTGGAATTTGGGCTGGGTGCTTGA
- a CDS encoding DUF6930 domain-containing protein: protein MTGLTPSTRRRLQKLPLLSSVWEGDRRTLMPEIAGTLDADEDMQGDCILWVDGVEEIVRAMDVVPSETGSEAIVRTLLRAMENPHSGSARPGRPQRILVRDRELQFFLRGVLQGLDIAVEYVAELPIIDEIFYGLQDAARQRPPSLPPTYASAVLEAAAQIWEDAPWETLDEEKIFAVELNYGDVGTLYISILGLMGAEFGVLMYRSVESLKQFRQQALAAEDSPRELQQAFLQQDCFFLTFDPADEEFLGNGADPVESLLQDLGELDEMIPTFGNLHPLEGMRSVLYEEEAIAVLLTLQALHKFFGQHLDRLSPETFPALTKSYRLPDPKNPKAKVSVKVSTLPDVAAELAEMSGSDPSDYMNYLNSLGVLEDESEPVPVLLDDLVPKDAMYSLGAIPTTLIETLRLRVSHHQPGPAPLPAKASEFPVIMIQTSRPKANELLAEIQAFGGVKGISFNLGEDPV, encoded by the coding sequence ATGACAGGATTGACTCCATCGACTCGGCGACGGCTGCAAAAATTGCCCCTGCTCTCTAGCGTGTGGGAGGGCGATCGCCGGACGCTGATGCCAGAGATTGCCGGAACCCTGGATGCCGACGAAGACATGCAGGGCGACTGCATTCTCTGGGTAGATGGGGTCGAGGAAATTGTGCGGGCGATGGATGTTGTCCCCAGCGAAACTGGCTCGGAGGCGATCGTGCGGACGCTGCTGCGGGCGATGGAAAATCCCCATAGCGGCAGCGCTCGGCCCGGCCGGCCCCAGCGCATTTTGGTGCGCGATCGCGAGCTTCAGTTTTTTCTGCGCGGTGTGCTGCAGGGCCTAGATATCGCCGTGGAATATGTCGCTGAGTTGCCGATTATCGACGAAATCTTCTACGGATTGCAGGATGCCGCCCGCCAGCGCCCGCCATCCCTCCCGCCCACATATGCCAGTGCCGTGCTAGAAGCGGCCGCACAAATCTGGGAAGATGCCCCCTGGGAAACCCTGGACGAAGAAAAGATTTTCGCCGTCGAGCTGAACTACGGCGATGTAGGCACGCTCTATATCTCCATTTTGGGGCTGATGGGCGCGGAATTTGGCGTGTTGATGTATCGCTCGGTCGAGTCTCTCAAGCAGTTTCGTCAGCAAGCTCTCGCCGCCGAAGACTCGCCCCGCGAATTGCAGCAGGCTTTTTTGCAGCAAGACTGCTTTTTTCTGACCTTTGACCCCGCAGACGAGGAGTTTTTGGGGAACGGGGCAGACCCTGTCGAGTCTCTCCTACAAGACTTAGGGGAATTGGACGAGATGATCCCGACCTTCGGCAATTTGCACCCGCTTGAGGGAATGCGATCGGTGCTGTACGAAGAAGAGGCGATCGCCGTTTTGCTCACGCTCCAAGCACTCCACAAGTTTTTTGGGCAGCACCTCGATCGGCTCAGCCCGGAAACCTTTCCGGCGTTGACCAAGAGCTATCGTCTGCCCGATCCCAAAAATCCCAAAGCAAAAGTCTCGGTCAAAGTGTCTACCCTGCCCGATGTAGCCGCAGAACTGGCAGAAATGTCGGGCAGCGACCCTTCCGACTATATGAACTATCTCAACTCGCTGGGGGTCTTAGAGGATGAGTCGGAGCCAGTGCCCGTCTTGCTAGACGATCTAGTGCCCAAAGATGCGATGTACAGTCTGGGGGCAATCCCAACTACGCTGATTGAAACGCTGCGCCTGAGGGTGTCCCATCACCAGCCTGGCCCCGCCCCACTCCCTGCCAAAGCCAGCGAGTTTCCGGTCATCATGATCCAAACTTCGCGCCCCAAAGCGAATGAACTGCTGGCTGAAATTCAAGCGTTTGGCGGCGTGAAGGGTATCTCCTTTAACCTTGGCGAAGACCCCGTCTAG
- a CDS encoding YcjF family protein has translation MRQHQPDGTVQEMMEQPAPDLSALTERLTGIVSVAGPQLVLNTTLRRAAALKAEILSTLNQLRRDRALPMIEQAQWLAGAAAFATPVPSLDLLATGAINIQMVMDLGAVYQQAFSMEQAKAIATTMAETMVKLGLVEVSTQAIAPLLKSHLATFAVGGALQGVSAAYLTRVAGLSLVTYFEEQSPTAAPAGEFALKRDRLIQSIKAVFQNNQRTDFLQTLVTQAAKQLAPAAAQPVALSTATPIPEPVSAQTQLGS, from the coding sequence GTGCGCCAGCATCAGCCCGATGGCACAGTTCAAGAAATGATGGAGCAGCCCGCGCCGGATCTATCGGCGCTGACCGAGCGATTGACGGGAATCGTCTCCGTTGCGGGGCCGCAGTTGGTGCTGAATACGACCCTGCGCCGCGCCGCTGCACTAAAAGCCGAGATCCTGTCCACGCTGAATCAATTACGCCGCGATCGCGCCCTGCCGATGATCGAGCAGGCGCAGTGGCTTGCGGGCGCGGCTGCCTTTGCCACGCCAGTGCCCAGCCTCGACCTGCTGGCAACGGGCGCAATCAACATACAGATGGTGATGGATTTGGGCGCAGTGTATCAGCAGGCGTTTTCGATGGAGCAGGCGAAGGCGATCGCCACCACCATGGCCGAAACGATGGTGAAGCTGGGGCTGGTGGAAGTCTCGACCCAGGCGATCGCCCCGCTGCTGAAAAGTCATCTGGCAACGTTCGCAGTGGGCGGTGCCCTACAAGGGGTGAGTGCCGCCTACCTGACCCGCGTCGCCGGCCTCAGCTTGGTCACTTATTTTGAGGAGCAAAGCCCGACGGCGGCTCCGGCAGGCGAGTTTGCCCTAAAGCGCGATCGCCTGATTCAGTCCATCAAAGCGGTCTTTCAAAACAACCAGCGCACAGACTTTCTGCAAACCCTCGTGACACAAGCCGCCAAACAACTCGCCCCCGCCGCCGCGCAACCTGTGGCGCTATCTACCGCAACACCCATTCCAGAACCCGTCAGCGCCCAGACCCAGCTCGGCAGCTAA
- a CDS encoding DoxX family protein, whose translation MNTIQRATGLLSAVLRPNLTPNYPSQLAWTVLRVIAGVVMIHNGLDKLSDIPSFAEAYVKVIGLPFPIFFSYLAAYTELLASPLVALGLFTRPAALGLFSTMLVAMYHHVKVAGLSIPYLELSTLYAAVFLFFTINGAGLFSVDALLSGWLTAMWGGTPAKSIADLENAYQLSETASNQ comes from the coding sequence ATGAATACAATCCAGCGTGCCACCGGGCTATTGTCCGCCGTCCTCCGTCCAAACCTCACGCCGAACTATCCCTCACAACTTGCCTGGACAGTGCTTCGTGTGATTGCTGGTGTGGTGATGATCCATAACGGACTTGATAAGCTGTCCGACATTCCCAGCTTCGCGGAAGCCTACGTCAAAGTGATTGGGCTGCCGTTCCCGATTTTCTTTAGCTACCTCGCCGCCTACACCGAACTGCTGGCATCGCCGCTGGTGGCGCTAGGCCTGTTCACTCGCCCCGCTGCGCTGGGCCTGTTCTCGACGATGCTGGTTGCCATGTATCACCATGTCAAGGTGGCGGGCTTGAGCATTCCCTACCTGGAACTCTCGACGCTCTATGCAGCCGTGTTCCTGTTCTTCACCATCAACGGTGCGGGCCTGTTTTCGGTGGATGCGCTGCTGTCGGGCTGGCTGACGGCAATGTGGGGCGGCACGCCGGCTAAGTCCATTGCAGACTTAGAAAATGCCTACCAGCTTTCTGAAACGGCTTCTAATCAGTAA
- a CDS encoding anthranilate synthase component I family protein — protein MLLPDFQHFTELAAQGNFVPVYQEWVADLDTPVSAWFKVCAGQPYSFLLESVEGGDRVGRYSFVGCDPQWVLEARGSRTVQTHRDGSQVAFEGDPFEALSACLEPYHPVTLPQLPPGIGGLFGFWGYELIHWIEPRVPVFAAQDDDTPDGLWMQIDHLLVFDQVQRKIWAIAYADLRDPATDLRAAYEQAGDRVRQMVDKLQLPLAGKDTILEWTPPRKDEGRRMKAELNASVPPDYSSNTTKAQFCANVVKAKDYIRAGDIFQVVISQRLSTQYRGDSFSLYRSLRLINPSPYMAYFHFPTWQIIGSSPEVMVKAENGEGGKIATVRPIAGTRPRGKTTAEDNALAADLLQDPKEIAEHVMLVDLGRNDLGRVCSSGTVRVDELMVIERYSHVMHIVSNVVGILAPGKTAWELLKACFPAGTVSGAPKIRAMEIIHELEGNRRGVYSGAYGYYDFEGQLNTAIAIRTMVVRNQPDGSSTVSVQAGAGLVADSDPDKEYQETLNKARGMLEAIRCLQQG, from the coding sequence ATGCTCCTTCCTGATTTCCAGCACTTCACCGAACTCGCTGCCCAGGGCAACTTTGTCCCGGTGTATCAGGAGTGGGTTGCCGATCTGGATACGCCCGTGTCGGCGTGGTTTAAGGTGTGCGCGGGGCAGCCCTACAGCTTTTTGCTGGAGTCGGTAGAAGGGGGCGATCGCGTCGGGCGCTATAGCTTTGTCGGCTGCGACCCGCAGTGGGTATTGGAGGCGCGGGGTTCTCGTACTGTGCAAACTCATCGGGATGGTTCCCAGGTTGCGTTTGAGGGCGATCCGTTTGAGGCGTTGTCAGCCTGTTTGGAACCCTATCACCCGGTGACGCTGCCGCAGCTCCCGCCGGGAATTGGCGGGCTGTTTGGCTTTTGGGGCTATGAGCTAATTCACTGGATCGAGCCGCGAGTGCCGGTATTTGCCGCGCAGGACGACGACACGCCGGATGGATTGTGGATGCAGATTGATCACCTGCTGGTGTTTGACCAAGTACAGCGCAAGATTTGGGCGATCGCCTATGCCGATCTGCGCGATCCGGCGACTGATTTGCGGGCGGCCTATGAGCAGGCGGGCGATCGCGTCCGGCAAATGGTAGACAAGCTGCAACTGCCGCTGGCAGGCAAAGACACGATCTTGGAATGGACACCGCCGAGGAAGGATGAAGGCAGAAGGATGAAGGCGGAATTAAACGCTTCCGTGCCTCCGGACTACAGCAGCAACACCACCAAAGCGCAATTTTGCGCGAACGTGGTCAAGGCGAAGGACTACATCCGCGCTGGCGACATCTTCCAGGTGGTGATTTCCCAGCGGCTCTCGACGCAGTATCGCGGCGACTCGTTCTCGCTCTATCGGTCGCTAAGGCTAATCAACCCCTCGCCCTATATGGCGTATTTTCACTTCCCCACCTGGCAGATTATTGGCTCTAGCCCGGAGGTGATGGTGAAAGCAGAAAACGGCGAGGGCGGCAAAATCGCCACCGTGCGCCCCATCGCTGGAACTCGCCCGCGTGGCAAAACCACCGCCGAAGACAACGCCCTCGCCGCAGACCTGCTGCAAGACCCCAAAGAAATCGCCGAACACGTCATGCTGGTAGACCTGGGGCGCAACGACCTGGGGCGCGTGTGCAGCAGCGGTACGGTGCGCGTGGATGAGCTGATGGTGATCGAGCGCTATTCCCACGTTATGCACATCGTCAGCAACGTAGTGGGCATTTTGGCTCCGGGCAAAACGGCTTGGGAACTGCTGAAGGCTTGCTTCCCAGCGGGCACCGTCAGCGGCGCACCTAAGATTCGCGCGATGGAAATTATTCATGAACTCGAAGGCAACCGTCGCGGCGTGTACTCCGGAGCCTACGGCTATTACGACTTTGAGGGTCAACTGAATACGGCGATCGCCATCCGCACGATGGTCGTCCGCAATCAGCCCGATGGCTCCTCCACCGTCAGCGTGCAGGCAGGCGCAGGCCTCGTCGCCGACTCCGACCCCGATAAGGAATACCAGGAAACCCTGAACAAGGCGCGGGGAATGCTGGAAGCCATCCGCTGTTTACAGCAGGGTTAG
- a CDS encoding magnesium transporter MgtE N-terminal domain-containing protein codes for MAQAVNPTSSSELRDIVRNQLQLLLEQKNYEGAKMLLVPVPPVDIAEAIQGLSKPMQMLAFRLLSKAEAIAVYEYLDSDVQQSLLEEFRDQEALDIVESMAPDDRANLFDEMPANLVRRVLARLDPSERQATALLLGYKPDTAGRVMTPEFISVRADMTVSQAQERIRELARDKEVAYYVYVTDPVKRLLGHCVAARSDFWHRPISG; via the coding sequence ATGGCCCAAGCCGTCAACCCCACCTCCAGCAGCGAACTGCGCGACATTGTTCGCAATCAGCTCCAACTGCTGCTGGAGCAAAAAAACTACGAAGGCGCAAAGATGTTGCTGGTTCCGGTTCCTCCTGTGGATATTGCCGAGGCGATTCAGGGATTGTCGAAGCCAATGCAAATGCTTGCGTTTCGCCTGTTGAGTAAAGCAGAGGCGATCGCCGTTTATGAATATCTCGACAGCGATGTTCAGCAATCTCTTCTCGAAGAGTTTCGCGATCAGGAAGCGCTCGACATCGTAGAGAGCATGGCCCCTGACGACCGGGCTAACCTATTCGACGAAATGCCCGCAAACCTAGTGCGGCGGGTGCTAGCCCGACTCGACCCCAGCGAACGCCAGGCCACCGCCCTGCTGCTAGGCTATAAGCCCGACACCGCTGGCCGCGTCATGACCCCCGAATTTATCTCGGTGCGGGCCGATATGACCGTTAGCCAGGCCCAGGAGCGCATTCGAGAACTGGCCCGCGACAAGGAAGTGGCTTACTACGTCTACGTCACCGATCCGGTCAAGCGGCTGTTGGGGCACTGTGTCGCTGCGCGATCTGATTTTTGGCATCGCCCGATCAGCGGGTAG
- a CDS encoding tetratricopeptide repeat protein — protein sequence MTELTVEELFEQGVQRYQAGESPDVLIPLFKEVCDRSPKSSAAWTCLSWLYLLDSKPTPAQKAAQKAVKLNPQDPQARVNLAIAMLETASKGVREHVEIAGQIVAIAPELKEEVEGNFKEGLSRRPDWKSLKRVQSWLFES from the coding sequence ATGACCGAACTGACCGTCGAAGAATTGTTTGAGCAGGGGGTGCAGCGCTATCAGGCTGGTGAAAGTCCAGACGTTTTGATTCCGCTGTTTAAGGAAGTGTGCGATCGCTCGCCCAAGAGTAGCGCCGCCTGGACCTGTCTGTCGTGGCTATACCTGCTAGACAGCAAGCCCACGCCTGCCCAGAAGGCTGCTCAAAAAGCCGTCAAGCTAAACCCCCAAGACCCACAGGCGCGAGTCAATCTGGCGATCGCCATGCTGGAAACCGCCAGCAAAGGCGTGCGCGAACACGTAGAAATTGCAGGGCAAATTGTGGCGATCGCTCCCGAACTCAAGGAAGAAGTCGAAGGCAACTTTAAAGAAGGGTTAAGCCGCCGTCCCGACTGGAAGAGCCTAAAGCGCGTCCAGTCGTGGTTGTTTGAGAGCTGA